The Mannheimia pernigra sequence TGAAAAAAGCAGAGGCTTACGATAAAAATAAACTCTTTGGAGTCACCACACTAGATGTGATTCGTGCTCATACATTTGTTGCTGAAGCTAAAAATGTCAATGTGAAATATGTAAAAGTGCCTGTTATTGGTGGACATTCTGGCACAACTATTCTTCCATTACTTTCTCAAGCAACCGTAAATGGTTTAAAACTTGAATTCACACAAGCACAAATTGAACAATTAACCCATCGCATTCAAAATGCAGGAACGGAGGTTGTTGAAGCGAAATCAGGCGGTGGTTCAGCAACATTATCAATGGCACAAGCGGGGGCAGAATTTACACTTGGATTAGTAAGAGCATTAACGGGTGAAGATGTTATTCACTACGCTTATGTTGATAATGCGAATGGAGAAACCTCACCAGCATTCTTTGCCTACCCAATTCGCTTGGGCAAAAATGGCGTGGAAGATGTTCTACCAATTGGCAAACTCAGCGATTTTGAAAAAGATCAATTAGAGCAATTAATTCCAGTATTAGAGGATGAAATTGAATT is a genomic window containing:
- the mdh gene encoding malate dehydrogenase; this encodes MCKKVALLGAAGGIGQSLALLLKLNLPAKSELSLYDISPITPGIAVDLSHIPTDVNVTGYAGEDPREALENADVVVISAGIARKPGMTRADLFNTNATIVHNLVEKAAKICPKACIAIITNPVNTIIPIAAEVLKKAEAYDKNKLFGVTTLDVIRAHTFVAEAKNVNVKYVKVPVIGGHSGTTILPLLSQATVNGLKLEFTQAQIEQLTHRIQNAGTEVVEAKSGGGSATLSMAQAGAEFTLGLVRALTGEDVIHYAYVDNANGETSPAFFAYPIRLGKNGVEDVLPIGKLSDFEKDQLEQLIPVLEDEIELGQKFNKDA